The following are encoded together in the Streptomyces rapamycinicus NRRL 5491 genome:
- a CDS encoding Lrp/AsnC family transcriptional regulator, with protein sequence MRLNDLDERIVHALAEDARRSYADIGEIVGLSAPAVKRRVDRLRAEGAITGFTVRVDPVALGWETEGFIELFCRHNTSPDDIRRGLSRYPEVVSASTVTGDADAVVQVFAADMRHFERVLERIAGEHFVERTKSVLVLSPLLRRFSSGAPT encoded by the coding sequence GTGCGACTGAACGATCTCGACGAACGCATCGTCCACGCCCTCGCCGAGGACGCCCGCCGCTCCTACGCCGACATCGGCGAAATCGTCGGGCTGTCCGCGCCCGCCGTCAAACGGCGGGTGGACCGGCTGCGCGCGGAGGGAGCCATCACCGGCTTCACGGTGCGGGTCGACCCGGTGGCGCTGGGCTGGGAGACCGAGGGCTTCATCGAGCTCTTCTGCCGCCACAACACCTCGCCGGACGACATCCGCCGGGGCCTGTCGCGCTACCCCGAGGTGGTGTCCGCGTCCACCGTCACCGGTGACGCGGACGCCGTCGTCCAGGTCTTCGCCGCGGATATGCGCCACTTCGAGCGGGTGCTGGAGCGGATCGCGGGGGAGCACTTCGTGGAGCGCACGAAGTCCGTGCTGGTGTTGTCGCCCTTGCTGCGAAGGTTCAGCTCGGGCGCCCCGACGTAG
- a CDS encoding amino acid permease has product MLEHGAAPPATQQPEPDPPVGGLGARLMRRKPVERLVAEGGQGEGGSLRRSMGVWQLTMISIGATLGTGIFVVLGEAVPDAGPAVIVSFVIAGLTALFSALSYAELAGTIPVSGSSYSYAYATMGELIAWVCGWCLILEYGVSVAAVAVGWGEYLNELLDGTLGITIPDALAAPPGDGGIFNLPALLVVLLAMAFLLGGAKESARANAIMVGVKIAALILFCAVAFTGIRAGNYTPFMPLGMAGVSAAGATLFFSYIGFDAASTAGEEAKNPQRDLPRAIMLSLIIVTALYCLVAAVAVGALPWKKFSGSEAALASIMKNVTGQSFWAVLLAAGAVIAIASVVLTVLYGQTRILFAMSRDGLVPKVFSTVHARTGVPRANTVIVSLFCGVLAAAIPLGQLADATSIGTLFAFALVNIAVIMLRRTRPDMPRTFRVPLSPLFPVIGFALCLWMMGSLQFVTWVVFGVWMAVGLVLYFGYGMRRSRLATAEK; this is encoded by the coding sequence GTGTTGGAGCACGGCGCAGCACCGCCCGCCACCCAGCAACCGGAACCAGACCCTCCGGTCGGCGGGCTGGGCGCCCGGCTGATGCGGCGCAAGCCCGTGGAGCGGCTGGTCGCCGAGGGCGGCCAGGGCGAGGGCGGAAGCCTCCGGCGCTCGATGGGCGTATGGCAGCTCACCATGATCAGCATCGGTGCCACCCTGGGCACCGGCATCTTCGTGGTGCTCGGCGAGGCGGTGCCGGACGCGGGCCCCGCGGTCATCGTGTCGTTCGTCATAGCCGGGCTCACCGCGCTGTTCTCCGCGCTGTCGTACGCCGAACTGGCGGGCACCATCCCGGTCTCCGGCTCCTCCTACTCGTACGCCTACGCCACCATGGGCGAGCTGATCGCCTGGGTCTGCGGCTGGTGTCTGATCCTGGAGTACGGCGTCTCGGTGGCGGCCGTGGCCGTCGGCTGGGGCGAGTACCTCAACGAACTGCTCGACGGCACCCTCGGGATCACCATCCCCGACGCGCTGGCCGCCCCGCCCGGAGACGGCGGGATCTTCAATCTGCCCGCGCTGCTCGTGGTGCTGCTGGCCATGGCGTTCCTGCTGGGCGGCGCCAAGGAGAGCGCCCGCGCCAACGCCATCATGGTCGGGGTGAAGATCGCGGCGCTGATCCTCTTCTGCGCCGTCGCCTTCACCGGTATCCGGGCCGGCAACTACACCCCGTTCATGCCGCTGGGCATGGCGGGCGTCAGCGCCGCCGGCGCCACCCTCTTCTTCTCCTACATCGGCTTCGACGCCGCCTCCACGGCCGGTGAGGAGGCCAAGAACCCCCAGCGCGACCTGCCCCGCGCGATCATGCTCTCGCTGATCATCGTCACCGCGCTGTACTGCCTGGTGGCCGCCGTGGCGGTGGGTGCCCTGCCCTGGAAGAAGTTCTCCGGCTCCGAGGCCGCGCTCGCCTCGATCATGAAGAACGTCACCGGACAGAGCTTCTGGGCCGTGCTGCTGGCGGCCGGCGCGGTGATCGCGATCGCCTCCGTGGTGCTGACCGTGCTCTACGGGCAGACCCGAATCCTCTTCGCGATGTCCCGGGACGGGCTGGTGCCCAAGGTCTTCTCCACGGTCCACGCCCGGACCGGGGTGCCGCGCGCCAACACCGTCATCGTCTCGCTCTTCTGCGGTGTCCTCGCCGCCGCGATCCCGCTCGGCCAGCTCGCCGACGCCACCAGCATCGGCACGCTCTTCGCCTTCGCGCTGGTCAACATCGCCGTGATCATGCTGCGCCGGACCCGGCCCGATATGCCCCGGACCTTCCGGGTGCCGCTGTCCCCGCTCTTCCCGGTGATCGGCTTCGCGCTGTGCCTGTGGATGATGGGCAGCCTGCAGTTCGTGACCTGGGTGGTCTTCGGCGTGTGGATGGCCGTCGGCCTTGTGCTGTACTTCGGATACGGCATGCGCCGATCCCGACTGGCCACAGCAGAGAAGTGA
- a CDS encoding DUF2637 domain-containing protein, which produces MNPFPLPDPETIEGRWDLEGDLARLLQTSSAEEAVHTTGPIGPPVTPLRAPAPAHVRGRGKRRRVRFRLPTMPWLHVISLIFAAVTTVIVAMLSVLGGMISYRPLRYLASPSTTESMAAWWPLLVYGPWLVASLSVLRAALHRRGAAHSWGVVVLFSTIAVFLCVAHAPRNAPSIAVAGLPPVAALVSFHQLVRQITLTSPPRHALPRTRGEQRGMAR; this is translated from the coding sequence ATGAATCCTTTCCCCCTGCCCGACCCGGAGACCATCGAGGGCCGCTGGGACCTGGAGGGGGACCTGGCCCGGCTGCTCCAGACGTCCTCCGCCGAGGAGGCGGTGCACACCACCGGCCCCATCGGACCACCGGTCACCCCCCTGCGAGCCCCCGCCCCCGCCCATGTGCGGGGGCGCGGCAAGCGCCGCCGGGTCCGCTTCCGGCTGCCGACGATGCCGTGGCTGCATGTGATCAGCCTGATCTTCGCGGCGGTCACCACGGTCATCGTCGCCATGCTGAGCGTCCTCGGCGGCATGATCTCCTACCGCCCGCTGCGCTATCTGGCCTCCCCGAGCACCACGGAGTCCATGGCGGCGTGGTGGCCCCTGCTGGTCTACGGACCCTGGCTGGTCGCCTCGCTGTCGGTGCTGCGGGCCGCCCTGCACCGGCGGGGCGCGGCGCACTCATGGGGCGTGGTGGTGCTCTTCTCCACCATCGCGGTGTTCCTGTGCGTGGCCCACGCCCCGAGGAACGCGCCCAGCATCGCCGTGGCCGGCCTTCCCCCGGTCGCCGCGCTGGTCTCGTTCCACCAGTTGGTGCGGCAGATCACCCTCACCAGCCCGCCACGCCACGCACTGCCCCGCACCCGGGGTGAGCAGCGTGGAATGGCGAGATGA
- a CDS encoding GuaB1 family IMP dehydrogenase-related protein, whose protein sequence is MRFLEPGTGHHVGSSPVPYDLTYDDVFMVPSRSAVGSRQGVDLSAPDGTGTTIPLVVANMTAIAGRRMAETVARRGGLVVIPQDIPIDVVTDVVRWVKSRHLVLDTPIVLAPTGTVADALSLLPKRAHGAGVVVEDGRPVGVVTESDLTGVDRFTQLSEVMSRELMVLDAGIDPQEAFSRLDAAHRKLAPAVDADGKLAGILSRKGALRATLYTPAVDAAGRLRIAAAVGVNGDVEGRTKALLDAGVDTLVVDTAHGHQESMISALKAVRGLGPRVPVVAGNVVAAEGVRDLIEAGADIVKVGVGPGAMCTTRMMTGVGRPQFSAVMECAAEARKFGKHIWADGGIRHPRDVAMALAAGASNVMIGSWFAGTYESPGDLQHTADGRPYKESFGMASARAVRNRTSEESAYERARKGLFEEGISTSRMFLDPARPGVEDLIDSIVAGVRSSCTYAGAGSLEEFHERAVVGVQSAAGYAEGQPLHASWD, encoded by the coding sequence ATGCGTTTCCTCGAGCCCGGTACGGGGCACCACGTGGGATCTTCCCCGGTTCCCTACGACCTGACGTACGACGATGTGTTCATGGTGCCGAGCCGCTCCGCGGTCGGCTCCCGCCAGGGAGTGGACCTGTCGGCCCCCGACGGCACCGGCACCACCATCCCGCTCGTCGTCGCCAACATGACCGCGATCGCCGGCCGCCGCATGGCCGAGACGGTCGCCCGGCGCGGTGGCCTCGTCGTCATCCCGCAGGACATCCCGATCGACGTCGTCACCGACGTGGTCCGCTGGGTCAAGAGCCGCCATCTGGTGCTGGACACCCCGATCGTCCTCGCCCCGACCGGCACCGTCGCCGACGCGCTGTCGCTGCTGCCCAAGCGGGCACACGGCGCGGGCGTGGTGGTCGAGGACGGGCGTCCGGTGGGCGTGGTGACCGAGTCCGACCTGACCGGGGTGGACCGCTTCACCCAGCTGTCCGAGGTGATGTCGCGGGAGCTGATGGTGCTCGACGCGGGCATCGACCCCCAGGAGGCGTTCAGCCGCCTCGACGCCGCCCACCGCAAGCTGGCCCCCGCCGTGGACGCGGACGGGAAGCTGGCCGGCATCCTGAGCCGCAAGGGAGCGCTGCGCGCGACGCTCTACACGCCCGCGGTGGACGCGGCGGGCCGGCTGCGGATCGCGGCCGCCGTCGGGGTCAACGGCGATGTGGAGGGCCGTACGAAGGCGCTCCTCGACGCCGGGGTGGACACCCTCGTCGTGGACACCGCCCACGGCCACCAGGAGTCGATGATCAGCGCGCTCAAGGCGGTCCGAGGCCTTGGCCCGCGGGTGCCGGTGGTGGCGGGCAACGTGGTCGCCGCCGAAGGGGTGCGCGATCTCATCGAGGCCGGTGCCGACATCGTCAAGGTCGGCGTCGGGCCGGGCGCCATGTGCACCACCCGCATGATGACCGGCGTGGGCCGGCCGCAGTTCTCCGCGGTGATGGAATGCGCCGCCGAGGCGCGGAAGTTCGGCAAGCACATCTGGGCGGACGGCGGTATCCGGCACCCCCGCGACGTCGCCATGGCGCTGGCGGCCGGGGCGTCCAACGTCATGATCGGCTCCTGGTTCGCGGGTACGTACGAGTCGCCCGGCGACCTCCAGCACACCGCCGACGGCCGCCCGTACAAGGAGAGCTTCGGCATGGCGTCGGCGCGCGCGGTGCGCAATCGCACCAGCGAGGAGTCGGCGTACGAGCGGGCCCGCAAGGGGCTGTTCGAGGAGGGCATCTCCACCTCGCGGATGTTCCTCGACCCGGCCCGGCCGGGCGTCGAGGACCTGATCGACTCGATCGTCGCGGGCGTGCGCAGCTCCTGCACCTACGCGGGCGCGGGGTCGCTGGAGGAGTTCCACGAGCGGGCCGTCGTCGGCGTCCAGAGCGCCGCGGGCTACGCCGAGGGCCAGCCCCTCCACGCCTCCTGGGACTAG
- a CDS encoding FDLD family class I lanthipeptide translates to MSVAVPAESAMEMSEFDLDVRVELDEPTAAQGAASYPTVSILACTVVPPCG, encoded by the coding sequence ATGTCTGTTGCCGTACCGGCCGAGTCGGCCATGGAGATGTCGGAGTTCGACCTGGACGTGCGTGTCGAGCTCGACGAGCCGACGGCCGCGCAGGGCGCCGCCTCCTATCCCACGGTGTCCATCCTCGCGTGCACCGTCGTCCCGCCCTGTGGCTGA
- a CDS encoding thiopeptide-type bacteriocin biosynthesis protein: MVLRRELRRGKDVTAYETPEDAGRGDGWLATDSGAFSSELVIPLLPARPAPGEPPAVRAPARRIRPVGPPVPRHSRAWLYGKLYACANRQDEVLTEHLPRLLAALPPAVDRWFFIRYADPAGAHLRLRFHGDPATLHGELLPGVLDWVEQLRDLRLAGAFVIDGYEPESHRYGGPEAIEAAETVFHQDSVAVLEQLRLRAAGAVTVEPRLLAAANYLDLVRQVHGDRWTDWYLRNPRDEEHQAYFREGRTAALRLLDGGLRAAFPAEGAAAVLGALDARAAAMRAYASVAADGSVLASVLHMHHNRLIGTSHTSEARSLAVARGLAQAEHGRRRHLG; the protein is encoded by the coding sequence ATGGTGCTGCGCCGCGAGCTCCGCCGGGGCAAGGACGTGACGGCGTACGAGACGCCCGAGGACGCGGGACGGGGTGACGGCTGGCTCGCCACCGACTCGGGGGCGTTCAGCAGCGAACTGGTGATTCCGCTGCTGCCCGCCCGCCCGGCGCCCGGCGAGCCCCCGGCCGTCCGGGCTCCGGCGCGGCGGATCCGCCCGGTCGGTCCGCCCGTCCCGCGGCACAGCCGCGCGTGGCTCTACGGCAAGCTCTACGCCTGCGCCAACCGCCAGGACGAGGTGCTGACCGAGCACCTGCCCCGGCTGCTGGCGGCCCTGCCGCCCGCCGTGGACCGCTGGTTCTTCATCCGCTACGCCGATCCGGCCGGCGCGCATCTGCGGCTGCGGTTCCACGGCGACCCCGCCACGCTCCACGGCGAGCTGCTGCCGGGCGTCCTGGACTGGGTCGAGCAGCTGCGCGACCTGCGGCTGGCCGGGGCGTTCGTCATCGACGGCTATGAGCCCGAAAGCCACCGCTATGGCGGCCCCGAGGCCATCGAGGCCGCCGAGACGGTCTTCCACCAGGACAGCGTGGCCGTCCTCGAACAGCTGCGCCTCCGGGCGGCGGGCGCGGTCACCGTCGAACCGCGGCTGCTCGCCGCCGCCAACTACCTCGATCTCGTCCGCCAGGTCCACGGTGACCGGTGGACCGACTGGTACCTGCGCAACCCGCGGGACGAGGAGCACCAGGCCTACTTCCGGGAAGGGCGCACGGCGGCGCTTCGTCTGCTGGACGGCGGGCTCCGGGCCGCGTTCCCCGCCGAAGGCGCTGCCGCCGTGCTCGGCGCCCTCGACGCCAGGGCGGCCGCCATGCGTGCCTATGCCTCCGTAGCCGCCGACGGATCGGTGCTGGCGAGTGTCTTACATATGCACCACAACCGGCTCATCGGCACCTCACACACCTCCGAAGCCCGTTCGCTGGCGGTGGCGCGCGGCCTGGCCCAGGCCGAACACGGACGGCGGAGGCACCTCGGATGA
- a CDS encoding lanthionine synthetase C family protein: MTAAPAGRWDPEAVAAEIAARIRDRATGADTGTGTGDSAAAGLGMGASGAALLLSELSKGDPGSRTTVHALLAAEAGIAGAKGSGLITGLAGLGFAAKHAARTPRDYATVRDRVDAALRHRLGKALDAEYGRMESGVPGADREKFDVVSGVTGLGRYFLAEPSDPAAVRDVLRHLVTLTEPVKAGAGPLPGWFSPPWPAAVDPRRREWVLDLGLAHGAAGPLALLSLCWTRGLRVPGHDTAIRRIAQWLMSWRQEDPDAGPGWPGTVSAGQELVPARPALEPGRPSWCYGTPGIARALHLAGVALGEDAWAHTAAQAMRAVFAGPDGPRGLDDPGLCHGLAGLARITGRMADELDDPSLAARADELAEQLCARFDPDSAFGFPTAPVPSHRPEPLDAPTFLEGAAGVALVLLGRSTPPAGTADGDLPWDAALLLA, translated from the coding sequence ATGACGGCGGCACCAGCCGGGCGGTGGGACCCCGAAGCGGTGGCGGCCGAGATCGCCGCCCGCATCCGCGACCGCGCCACCGGTGCCGACACCGGCACCGGCACCGGGGACTCCGCCGCTGCCGGGCTCGGCATGGGTGCCTCGGGAGCGGCGCTGTTGCTCAGTGAGCTGAGCAAGGGCGACCCGGGCTCGCGCACGACCGTCCACGCCCTGCTGGCGGCGGAGGCCGGGATCGCCGGTGCCAAGGGTTCCGGGCTGATCACGGGCCTGGCCGGGCTCGGCTTCGCCGCCAAGCACGCCGCCCGCACGCCCCGGGACTACGCCACCGTGCGGGACCGGGTGGACGCGGCCCTGCGGCATCGCCTCGGCAAAGCCCTCGACGCCGAGTACGGCCGGATGGAATCGGGTGTCCCCGGAGCGGACCGGGAAAAGTTCGACGTCGTCTCCGGTGTGACCGGCCTCGGCCGGTACTTCCTCGCCGAACCGTCCGACCCCGCGGCCGTCCGGGACGTACTGCGCCACCTCGTCACCCTCACCGAACCCGTCAAGGCCGGGGCCGGACCGCTGCCCGGCTGGTTCAGCCCCCCGTGGCCCGCCGCGGTGGACCCGCGGCGGCGGGAGTGGGTGCTCGACCTGGGCCTCGCCCATGGCGCCGCCGGGCCGCTGGCGCTGCTGTCACTGTGCTGGACGCGCGGACTGCGCGTCCCCGGCCATGACACGGCCATCCGCCGCATCGCCCAGTGGCTCATGAGCTGGCGCCAGGAGGACCCGGACGCGGGCCCGGGATGGCCCGGTACGGTCTCCGCCGGCCAGGAGCTGGTCCCCGCCCGGCCCGCCCTGGAACCGGGCCGCCCGAGCTGGTGCTACGGCACGCCGGGAATCGCCCGCGCGCTACACCTCGCCGGGGTCGCGCTGGGCGAGGACGCGTGGGCGCACACCGCGGCGCAGGCGATGAGGGCGGTCTTCGCCGGCCCCGACGGACCGCGGGGGCTGGACGACCCCGGGCTGTGCCACGGCCTCGCCGGGCTGGCCCGGATCACCGGTCGCATGGCCGACGAGCTGGACGATCCCTCGCTCGCCGCACGGGCGGACGAACTCGCGGAGCAGCTGTGCGCCCGCTTCGACCCCGATTCGGCCTTCGGCTTCCCCACCGCGCCGGTGCCATCGCACCGGCCGGAGCCGCTGGACGCGCCGACCTTCCTGGAGGGCGCGGCGGGCGTCGCCCTCGTCCTGCTCGGCCGGAGCACGCCGCCCGCCGGAACCGCCGACGGTGATCTGCCCTGGGACGCGGCCCT